One Deinococcus grandis DNA window includes the following coding sequences:
- a CDS encoding VOC family protein, which translates to MSLTALSITVLSADPVGSARFYRRHFGFTPTAELDWFVSLQHPDLPGLHLDLLRQGHPAAGPLLSRQQTSGIMLALIVPEVEAEARRLERAGLSFVLPVTTEPWGQKRVQFQAPDGVTVELLEFVAPDPEWLARQTAPHT; encoded by the coding sequence ATGTCACTGACCGCCCTGAGCATCACTGTCCTCAGCGCCGACCCGGTCGGCAGCGCCCGCTTCTACCGCCGTCACTTCGGGTTCACCCCCACCGCCGAACTGGACTGGTTCGTCAGCCTGCAACATCCGGACCTGCCAGGCCTGCACCTCGACCTGCTACGCCAGGGGCACCCGGCGGCCGGACCGCTCCTCAGTCGACAGCAGACCTCCGGGATCATGCTGGCCCTGATCGTCCCGGAGGTAGAAGCCGAAGCCCGTCGTCTGGAACGGGCCGGGCTGAGCTTCGTCCTGCCGGTCACCACCGAACCGTGGGGGCAGAAACGAGTGCAGTTTCAGGCGCCCGACGGCGTCACAGTCGAACTGCTGGAATTCGTGGCACCGGACCCGGAGTGGCTGGCGCGACAGACCGCCCCTCACACCTGA
- a CDS encoding TetR/AcrR family transcriptional regulator, whose translation MRQNPARRTALLDAAITLLAERGSAALSYRNLDEAAALPVGTAANYFRTRADLLLEVTRHVLNRLGPDPQTLAAALEHPQPTRHAAVLQHLLDRMQRERDATLALLELRLLARRYPDLQATFRTTVQENLILSRQFSEAHGFTQGDEEFLTGYLLLSGFVFEDLTLPGLLPPELGTRLIQTLTAPSTPQPG comes from the coding sequence ATGCGACAGAATCCTGCCCGCCGCACGGCCCTGTTGGACGCCGCCATCACCCTCCTGGCCGAGCGGGGCTCAGCCGCGCTGAGCTACCGCAACCTGGACGAGGCGGCTGCCCTGCCCGTCGGCACCGCCGCGAACTACTTCCGTACGCGGGCGGACCTGCTTCTTGAGGTCACCCGCCACGTCCTGAACCGTCTGGGCCCGGACCCGCAGACCCTGGCGGCTGCGCTGGAGCACCCGCAGCCGACGCGGCACGCCGCCGTCCTCCAGCACCTGCTGGACCGCATGCAGCGGGAACGTGACGCGACCCTGGCGCTGCTGGAACTGCGGCTGCTGGCCCGGCGATACCCGGACCTCCAGGCCACCTTCCGCACCACCGTTCAGGAGAACCTGATCCTCAGCCGCCAGTTCAGTGAAGCGCACGGCTTCACGCAGGGCGACGAGGAGTTCCTGACCGGGTACCTGCTCCTCAGCGGCTTCGTGTTCGAGGACCTGACCCTGCCGGGCCTGCTCCCCCCGGAACTCGGGACGCGGCTGATCCAGACGCTGACGGCACCGTCCACGCCGCAGCCAGGCTGA
- the ruvA gene encoding Holliday junction branch migration protein RuvA yields the protein MIAYLSGTVREIREHSAVVVAGGVGYEVQCPVSTLGKLTVGETAELNTRFVVREDAQLLFGFHDADSVRVFDLLTSVSGVGPKLALALLSAMPVSALAAGLLGGDVKLLSSVSGVGKKTAERLVLELQGKIPEHLAAPATGGGAKAARVTSTAGRDAVDALLALGFREAQVRGVVAELLASDPDLSADSLIRKSLGKLR from the coding sequence ATGATCGCCTACCTGTCCGGCACCGTCCGGGAAATCCGAGAGCACAGCGCCGTGGTCGTCGCGGGCGGCGTCGGTTATGAGGTTCAGTGCCCCGTCAGCACCCTGGGCAAGCTGACCGTCGGCGAGACCGCCGAACTGAACACCCGCTTCGTCGTCCGCGAGGACGCCCAGCTGCTGTTCGGCTTCCACGACGCCGACAGCGTCCGCGTGTTCGACCTGCTGACCAGCGTCAGCGGCGTGGGGCCCAAGCTGGCGCTGGCGCTGCTGTCCGCCATGCCCGTCAGCGCCCTGGCCGCCGGACTGCTCGGCGGGGACGTGAAACTGCTGTCCAGCGTCAGCGGTGTCGGGAAGAAGACCGCCGAACGGCTCGTGCTGGAACTCCAGGGCAAGATTCCCGAGCACCTCGCCGCGCCCGCCACGGGGGGCGGCGCGAAGGCCGCGCGGGTCACGAGTACCGCCGGACGCGACGCCGTGGACGCCCTGCTCGCCCTGGGCTTCCGCGAGGCGCAGGTGCGCGGCGTCGTCGCCGAACTTCTCGCCAGTGATCCTGATCTGAGTGCCGACAGCCTGATCCGCAAGAGCCTGGGCAAGCTGCGGTAG
- a CDS encoding GNAT family N-acetyltransferase — translation MFTLRPARETDRAALYRICLETGASGQDATHLYADPLILGHVYAGPYLTYAPEFAFVLEQAGGEVAGYVLGVPDTAAFEATLDREWWPPLRELYPDPAGIPHAERTPDQRIAHLIHHPPRAPQDLLSVYPAHLHIDLLPDAQGGGRGRALMTTLLDALREAGVAGVHLGVGEGNTRAQGFYRHLGFQELGRAPGSVTFGLPLT, via the coding sequence ATGTTCACCCTGCGCCCCGCCCGCGAGACCGACCGCGCCGCGCTGTACCGCATCTGCCTGGAAACGGGCGCTAGTGGCCAGGACGCCACCCACCTGTACGCCGACCCTCTGATCCTGGGGCACGTGTACGCCGGGCCGTACCTGACGTACGCGCCGGAGTTCGCGTTCGTGCTCGAACAGGCCGGGGGAGAGGTCGCGGGGTATGTCCTGGGCGTCCCCGACACGGCGGCCTTCGAGGCGACTCTGGACCGCGAGTGGTGGCCGCCCCTGCGGGAACTGTACCCCGATCCAGCGGGCATTCCCCACGCCGAGCGCACGCCCGACCAGCGGATCGCGCACCTGATCCACCACCCGCCCCGCGCGCCGCAGGACCTGCTGAGCGTCTACCCGGCGCACCTCCACATCGACCTGCTGCCCGACGCGCAGGGAGGCGGGCGGGGGCGGGCGCTGATGACCACCCTGCTGGACGCGCTACGTGAGGCCGGGGTGGCGGGCGTCCACCTGGGCGTGGGGGAGGGCAACACCCGCGCGCAGGGCTTCTACCGCCACCTGGGCTTCCAGGAACTGGGCCGCGCGCCCGGCAGCGTGACCTTCGGCCTGCCCCTCACCTGA
- a CDS encoding DUF4384 domain-containing protein: MLKRTLILSTLLLGAAGASPAKITAQSIIVNPVETKLNVEVWVNKDATGKANPTYRKGEPIKIAVKTNQDAYVYLFNINANGVVDLFFPNNFEESNFVQGGVTRVFPQQNARYGLNVGGPNGQDRLLALASTRELDLTDIAKFAKDQGFAQVSVKGQENLARALSIVVNPLPADGWTTDVVTFKVGGTPVANPAPAMPGSTTGTVTITPGQGQQPAPAQPAPAQPTPAQPTPAQPTQPAQPTGTIQPGERQNGTRDQAMVDAYARLKGDESLGQATTYASGWGDGLWQKFRGVGAYGDAVLLHANGSSRSYAVHGMLLERYLALAKAENRGTRPPSRLGWAAGDEKVIPQNSLGTSGLYGFFQNGALYGTEKYGTFWLSGNVLKTYQGLGGSGSFLGFPTRDQYTISGAWAADFEGGTIRTVNGVTKVYRK; encoded by the coding sequence ATGCTGAAACGAACCCTGATCCTGAGTACCCTGCTGCTCGGCGCCGCGGGCGCCAGCCCCGCCAAGATCACCGCGCAGAGCATCATCGTGAACCCCGTCGAGACGAAACTGAACGTGGAAGTCTGGGTGAACAAGGACGCGACCGGCAAGGCGAACCCCACCTACCGCAAGGGCGAGCCGATCAAGATCGCCGTGAAGACCAACCAGGACGCGTACGTGTACCTGTTCAACATCAACGCGAACGGCGTGGTGGACCTGTTCTTCCCGAACAACTTCGAGGAGAGCAACTTCGTGCAGGGCGGCGTGACCCGCGTGTTCCCGCAGCAGAACGCCAGGTACGGCCTGAACGTCGGCGGCCCCAACGGTCAGGACCGCCTGCTGGCGCTGGCCAGCACCAGGGAACTGGACCTGACGGACATCGCGAAGTTCGCGAAGGACCAGGGTTTCGCGCAGGTGAGCGTCAAGGGGCAGGAGAACCTCGCCCGCGCCCTGAGCATCGTCGTGAACCCGCTGCCCGCCGACGGCTGGACGACCGACGTCGTGACCTTCAAGGTGGGCGGCACCCCGGTCGCCAACCCCGCGCCCGCCATGCCGGGCAGCACGACCGGCACCGTGACCATCACGCCCGGCCAGGGCCAGCAGCCCGCCCCTGCACAACCTGCTCCGGCCCAGCCCACTCCTGCGCAGCCCACTCCTGCTCAGCCGACGCAGCCCGCCCAGCCCACGGGCACCATCCAACCCGGCGAGCGGCAGAACGGCACGCGCGATCAGGCCATGGTGGACGCCTACGCCCGCCTGAAGGGCGACGAGAGCCTCGGTCAGGCCACCACCTACGCCAGCGGCTGGGGTGACGGTCTGTGGCAGAAGTTCAGGGGCGTCGGGGCGTACGGTGACGCCGTCCTGCTGCACGCGAACGGCAGCAGCCGCTCGTACGCTGTGCACGGCATGCTGCTCGAACGGTACCTGGCGCTCGCCAAGGCCGAGAACAGGGGCACGCGTCCCCCCAGCCGCCTGGGCTGGGCCGCCGGTGACGAGAAGGTCATCCCGCAGAACAGCCTGGGCACGAGCGGCCTGTACGGTTTCTTCCAGAACGGCGCGCTGTACGGCACCGAGAAGTACGGCACCTTCTGGCTCAGCGGGAACGTCCTGAAGACCTACCAGGGTCTGGGCGGCAGCGGCTCGTTCCTGGGGTTCCCCACCCGCGACCAGTACACCATCAGCGGCGCGTGGGCGGCGGACTTCGAGGGCGGCACCATCCGCACCGTGAACGGCGTGACGAAGGTCTACCGCAAGTAA
- a CDS encoding DUF554 domain-containing protein yields MSVLSQLSGTLVNVVTVLLGTAVGLAVGGRLPERTQRTLLQTLSLVTLFIGLDMAGSLNRVQGGAVPGVILALVSLALGAVIGEALGIEEALERLGETLKRRFRGGGRFTEGFVAASLLFCIGPMTVIGGLQNGLTGDSATYVLKATLDGIAALALAGAYGIGVGFSALTVLAVQGGISLLAGTFAAGLLGGADPQILKTNPYVLLITGAGGLTIIGISWNLMLAGLGFEDRRVRVGSLLPALLIAPLALWLATRVG; encoded by the coding sequence ATGAGCGTCCTGTCACAGCTGTCCGGCACCCTGGTCAACGTCGTCACGGTCCTGCTGGGTACCGCCGTGGGCCTCGCGGTGGGCGGGCGCCTCCCCGAGCGCACGCAGCGCACGCTGTTGCAGACGCTCAGTCTGGTGACGCTGTTCATCGGGCTGGACATGGCGGGCAGCCTGAACCGCGTGCAGGGCGGCGCGGTGCCGGGCGTGATCCTGGCGCTGGTCAGTCTGGCGCTGGGCGCCGTGATCGGCGAGGCGCTGGGCATCGAGGAGGCACTGGAACGCCTGGGCGAGACCCTGAAACGCCGCTTCCGGGGTGGGGGCCGCTTCACGGAGGGGTTCGTGGCGGCCAGCCTGCTGTTCTGCATCGGGCCGATGACCGTGATCGGCGGCCTGCAGAACGGCCTGACGGGCGACAGCGCCACGTACGTCCTGAAGGCCACGCTGGACGGCATCGCGGCGCTGGCCCTGGCGGGCGCGTACGGGATCGGGGTGGGGTTCAGCGCGCTGACGGTGCTGGCCGTGCAGGGCGGGATCAGCCTGCTGGCGGGCACCTTCGCCGCCGGACTGCTGGGTGGCGCGGACCCTCAGATTCTCAAGACCAACCCGTACGTGCTGCTGATCACGGGGGCGGGCGGCCTGACCATCATCGGGATCAGCTGGAACCTCATGCTGGCCGGACTGGGCTTCGAGGACCGCCGCGTGCGGGTCGGGAGCCTGCTGCCCGCGCTGCTCATCGCCCCGCTGGCGCTGTGGCTCGCCACCCGCGTGGGCTGA
- a CDS encoding helix-turn-helix domain-containing protein encodes MTLNDQYQNMPKLLKVSEVADFTGTHERTVRRWIRDGRLSAVEHPSGLRVPRRSLWRFLGLDLALSA; translated from the coding sequence ATGACCCTGAACGACCAGTACCAGAACATGCCCAAACTCCTGAAAGTCAGCGAGGTCGCCGACTTCACCGGCACGCACGAACGCACCGTGCGCCGCTGGATCCGCGACGGCCGCCTGAGCGCCGTCGAGCACCCCAGTGGCCTGCGCGTGCCCAGACGCTCCCTGTGGCGCTTCCTGGGCCTGGACCTCGCCCTGAGCGCGTAA
- a CDS encoding phosphotransferase enzyme family protein: MTPTGPLAAEVAARWPVGPVGALTPLGGGSINAAWRVQAASGAFHLRVYRDPRRERAEVEHHAVRLARTCGVPTPDVLVTRAGSTLARLGDRWAALFDMAPGTPVPRPALTPEHAAGLGALLADLHARLPDTVPFEVPPLSPPAGVAATLERLQVIETAILALPHPDAADGWALDRTRQRLAHLRASPLPDDLPALPLRFVHGDFHDGNVFFQGDVPASVIDWEQPRLAPRAWEVVRCLHLSLRLDPTLGGAFLRAYREHLPLPPEELRLGADLYAALQERNVWVYESVYRRSNPGPRAFIRPPPYVPFPQTWTASGLR; encoded by the coding sequence GTGACCCCCACCGGCCCGCTCGCGGCGGAGGTCGCGGCGCGCTGGCCGGTCGGGCCGGTGGGGGCGCTGACCCCGCTGGGCGGCGGGAGCATCAACGCCGCCTGGCGCGTGCAGGCGGCGTCGGGGGCGTTCCACCTGCGGGTGTACCGTGATCCCCGCCGCGAGCGGGCGGAGGTCGAACACCACGCCGTGCGGCTGGCCCGCACCTGCGGGGTGCCCACGCCGGACGTGCTCGTCACGCGTGCGGGCAGCACGCTGGCCCGACTGGGCGACCGCTGGGCGGCGCTGTTCGACATGGCGCCCGGCACCCCGGTGCCGCGTCCCGCGTTGACCCCGGAGCACGCGGCGGGCCTGGGGGCGCTGCTGGCGGACCTGCACGCGCGCCTGCCGGACACGGTGCCGTTCGAGGTGCCACCCCTCTCCCCTCCGGCAGGCGTGGCGGCGACGCTGGAGCGCCTGCAGGTCATCGAGACGGCGATCCTGGCTCTCCCCCACCCGGACGCTGCGGACGGCTGGGCGCTGGACCGCACCCGGCAGCGCCTCGCGCACCTGCGGGCCAGTCCACTGCCGGACGACCTGCCCGCGCTGCCCCTACGCTTCGTGCACGGTGACTTCCACGACGGAAACGTCTTCTTCCAGGGCGACGTGCCCGCGTCGGTGATCGACTGGGAACAGCCGCGCCTCGCGCCCCGCGCGTGGGAGGTCGTGCGATGCCTGCACCTGAGCCTGCGGCTCGACCCGACCCTGGGCGGGGCGTTCCTGCGCGCCTACCGGGAGCACCTGCCCCTCCCGCCCGAGGAACTGCGGCTGGGCGCCGACCTGTACGCCGCCCTGCAGGAGCGGAACGTGTGGGTCTACGAGAGCGTGTACCGGCGCAGCAATCCCGGCCCACGCGCGTTCATCCGTCCGCCCCCGTACGTGCCGTTCCCGCAGACGTGGACGGCGTCGGGGCTGCGGTGA
- a CDS encoding cytochrome P450 — protein sequence MSALTSVLPTFALPVADPAFVRDPYPLLARLRAETPVFFDPGMNRVVLTRHADISAVLRDRRFGRSALHRFSRDELGWPLPDPRQANFDAFNSNHLLDSEPPKHTRLRSLVGLAFTPRRVEALSERIEVILEAQLRDLGRQGPFDLVEEYAEPLPVTVIAELLGVPHEHRARLRPWSASIVKLYEPAPTPADQDEAEQAVLDFSALLRELVAQRRAQPQDDLITALVQAEEGGDRLTEQELIDTCILLLNAGHEASVNGLTAGVLALQRDRRHWEALVAQAHAPDSLGVFRRAVEELLRFDTPLPMFERIVLEPLTLHGADLKPGDRVSLLYASGNRDPGRFDAPDELRLDRDPNPHLTFGLGIHYCLGAPLARLELALSLRALCRALPDLRLVDPQEPGQYTGGFVIRGLARLDVQAG from the coding sequence GTGAGCGCCCTGACCTCTGTCCTGCCGACGTTCGCGCTGCCGGTGGCGGACCCGGCGTTCGTGCGGGACCCGTACCCGCTGCTGGCGCGGCTGCGCGCCGAGACGCCGGTGTTCTTCGATCCGGGCATGAACCGGGTGGTCCTGACCCGGCACGCGGACATCAGCGCGGTGCTGCGCGACCGGCGGTTCGGGCGCAGCGCCCTGCACCGCTTCTCGCGCGACGAGCTGGGGTGGCCGCTGCCGGACCCCCGGCAGGCGAACTTCGATGCGTTCAACAGCAATCACCTGCTGGACAGCGAGCCGCCCAAGCACACGCGTCTGCGGTCGCTGGTGGGGCTGGCGTTCACGCCCCGCCGCGTGGAGGCCCTGTCGGAGCGGATCGAGGTGATCCTGGAGGCGCAGCTGCGCGACCTGGGGCGCCAGGGGCCGTTCGATCTGGTCGAGGAGTACGCCGAGCCGCTGCCCGTGACGGTCATCGCGGAGCTGCTGGGCGTGCCGCACGAGCACCGCGCGCGGCTGCGCCCGTGGTCGGCGTCGATCGTGAAGCTGTACGAACCGGCCCCCACGCCCGCCGATCAGGACGAGGCCGAGCAGGCGGTGCTGGACTTCAGCGCGCTGCTGCGGGAGCTGGTCGCGCAGCGCCGCGCGCAGCCGCAGGACGACCTGATCACGGCGCTCGTGCAGGCCGAGGAAGGCGGGGACCGCCTGACCGAGCAGGAACTGATCGACACCTGCATCCTGCTGCTGAACGCCGGGCACGAGGCCAGCGTGAACGGCCTGACGGCGGGTGTGCTGGCCCTGCAACGCGACCGGCGGCACTGGGAGGCGCTGGTCGCGCAGGCGCATGCGCCGGACAGCCTGGGCGTGTTCCGCCGGGCCGTCGAGGAACTGCTGCGCTTCGACACACCCCTGCCGATGTTCGAGCGGATCGTGCTCGAACCCCTGACACTGCACGGCGCGGACCTGAAGCCCGGCGACCGCGTGAGCCTGCTGTACGCCAGCGGGAACCGCGACCCGGGTCGCTTCGACGCGCCGGACGAGCTGCGGCTGGACCGCGACCCGAACCCGCACCTGACGTTCGGGCTGGGCATCCACTACTGCCTGGGCGCGCCGCTGGCCCGGCTGGAACTCGCGCTGAGCCTGCGGGCGCTGTGCCGCGCCCTGCCGGACCTGCGCCTCGTGGACCCGCAGGAGCCGGGGCAGTACACCGGGGGCTTCGTGATCCGGGGGCTGGCGCGACTGGACGTGCAGGCCGGGTGA
- a CDS encoding DivIVA domain-containing protein, which translates to MKFTPLDVRHQEFPNRMGGYERSSVRAFLNDLADDLETQLQQHQLTLERVTLLEKELEAQRQNEDEIRRAVIAAERISHELRENAAREAELMVAQATTERDGLLRESESRRAELESGHQARLSAMEAAFRGRFADLERDHHTLTLERERAQAERLAELERTFSERHADLNARLTAARQEYAQFLSGYRALVASFAELSARHAPPEDAVLRAPRLDQPRSAPAGVIPALADTAAQATTPAAQAALPAEPTAHVAAPLTGHALVTPVAKADPEDRPVRLEAQQFL; encoded by the coding sequence GTGAAATTCACCCCTCTTGATGTGCGCCACCAGGAATTCCCGAACCGCATGGGCGGCTACGAGCGCAGCAGCGTGCGCGCCTTCCTGAACGACCTGGCCGACGATCTGGAAACGCAGCTGCAGCAGCATCAGCTGACGCTGGAACGCGTGACGCTGCTGGAGAAGGAACTGGAGGCCCAGCGGCAGAACGAGGACGAGATCCGCCGCGCGGTGATCGCCGCGGAGCGCATCTCGCACGAGTTGCGGGAGAACGCGGCGCGGGAGGCGGAACTGATGGTCGCGCAGGCCACCACCGAGCGCGACGGGCTGCTGCGCGAGTCCGAGTCGCGCCGCGCGGAACTGGAGTCCGGGCATCAGGCGCGCCTGTCGGCGATGGAGGCGGCGTTCCGGGGCCGTTTCGCGGATCTGGAACGCGACCATCACACCCTGACCCTGGAGCGCGAGCGGGCGCAGGCCGAGCGGCTGGCGGAACTGGAGCGGACCTTCAGCGAGCGGCACGCGGACCTGAACGCGCGGCTGACGGCGGCGCGGCAGGAGTACGCGCAGTTCCTGAGCGGGTACCGGGCGCTGGTGGCGTCGTTCGCGGAACTCTCGGCGCGCCACGCGCCGCCTGAGGACGCGGTCCTGAGGGCGCCGCGTCTGGATCAGCCGCGGTCCGCTCCGGCCGGGGTGATCCCGGCGCTCGCGGACACTGCCGCCCAGGCGACGACCCCGGCGGCACAGGCGGCCCTGCCTGCCGAGCCGACCGCGCACGTGGCCGCTCCGCTGACCGGGCACGCCCTGGTCACCCCGGTGGCGAAGGCTGACCCGGAGGACCGACCCGTGCGGCTGGAGGCGCAGCAGTTCCTGTGA
- a CDS encoding alanine racemase: protein MSLPEVLAGIRAAEAAAGRPVGSARLVAVTKGQDLDAIDRCVLAHGAFPLGEGRAQELRDKSALRPDLEWHFIGALQRNKVKYLRHVSLVHSVEVAWQAEALAQAAQGWGRAPDVLLQLHNGEAQKHGIEAQALPGALREVRATGLDVRGLMVMAPDLDDLLPPERDARLAALFTDVARRAHDLGLSELSMGMSGDYPHAVAAGATLVRVGRSLFT, encoded by the coding sequence ATGAGTCTGCCGGAGGTCCTGGCGGGCATCCGCGCCGCGGAGGCGGCCGCCGGGCGGCCGGTGGGCAGCGCGCGTCTGGTGGCCGTCACCAAGGGCCAGGATCTGGACGCCATCGACCGCTGCGTCCTGGCGCACGGGGCGTTCCCGCTGGGTGAGGGCCGCGCGCAGGAACTGCGGGACAAGTCGGCGCTGCGGCCGGACCTGGAGTGGCATTTCATCGGGGCGCTGCAGCGGAACAAGGTGAAGTACCTGCGGCACGTGTCGCTGGTGCATTCCGTCGAGGTGGCGTGGCAGGCCGAGGCGCTCGCGCAGGCGGCGCAGGGCTGGGGGCGCGCGCCGGACGTGCTGCTGCAACTCCACAACGGGGAGGCGCAGAAGCATGGGATTGAGGCGCAGGCGTTGCCGGGCGCGCTGCGCGAGGTCCGGGCGACCGGCCTGGACGTGCGGGGGCTGATGGTCATGGCACCTGACCTGGACGACCTGCTCCCCCCAGAGCGGGACGCGCGGCTCGCGGCGCTGTTTACGGACGTGGCGCGGCGGGCGCATGATCTGGGTCTGTCAGAGTTGAGCATGGGCATGAGCGGGGATTACCCGCACGCCGTCGCGGCTGGAGCCACCCTGGTCAGGGTGGGAAGGAGTCTGTTCACGTGA